A part of Neoarius graeffei isolate fNeoGra1 chromosome 8, fNeoGra1.pri, whole genome shotgun sequence genomic DNA contains:
- the LOC132890977 gene encoding zinc finger protein 79-like, whose amino-acid sequence MSSAGDRQCSSRTSQAPDPSQLYEDVKIEISDGGTSEVSGICVKKEETLEFNIYNHGNNFENPPEVLSIKEEDPDNQDYLYTNIQRCQDEEYLKPCKSGDNKHDLHLPSKSSSKKPTLSDTLTSDNSNNDDQKEIHHCPERGTNFGHQSALQKHEQVHIREKPYRCSQCGMSFTHQRALLRHQRIHTGAKPYQCSQCGKSFIHQCNLQLHQRIHTGEKPYHCSLCGKLFTQKSHLQEHQRIHTGEKPYQCSQCGKSFTQMGHLQQHKRIHTGEKLYHC is encoded by the exons ATGAGTTCAGCAGGAGACAGACAGTGCTCCTCCAGGACCTCTCAGGCTCCTGATCCCTCACAG ctgtaTGAAGACGTGAAAATCGAGATTTCAGATGGAGGGACATCTgaagtgtcaggaatctgtgtgaAGAAAGAAGAGACACTGGAGTTCAACATCTACAACCATGGAAACAACTTTGAGAACCCACCTGAAGTTCTCTCAATTAAAGAGGAAGATCCTGACAATCAAGACTACCTCT ACACAAACATCCAGAGATGCCAGGATGAAGAGTATTTGAAACCATGCAAATCGGGAGATAATAAACATGATCTTCACCTACCCTCCAAAAGCTCCAGTAAAAAGCCAACATTATCTGATACTCTCACTTCTGACAATTCTAACAATGATGACCAAAAGGAAATTCACCATTGCCCAGAACGTGGAACAAATTTTggtcatcagagtgctctccaaaaacatgAACAAGTTCACATAAGAGAaaaaccatatcgctgctcacagtgtggaatgagttttactcatcagcgtGCTCTcctacgacaccagcgcattcacacaggagcaaagccgtatcagtgctcacagtgtggaaagagttttattcaTCAGTGTAATCTacaactacaccagcgcattcacacaggagagaagccgtatcattgcTCACTGTGTGGAAAGCTTTTCACTCAAAAGAGTCATCTCCaagaacaccagcgcattcacacaggggagaagccgtatcagtgctcacagtgtgggaagagtttcacTCAAAtgggtcatctccaacaacacaaacggattcacacaggagagaaattgTATCATTGCTGA